A DNA window from Pseudomonadota bacterium contains the following coding sequences:
- a CDS encoding class I SAM-dependent methyltransferase has protein sequence MTQPPDEPPRTDADYFALNRAGWDRRAEAHFQSSFYDVDGFLAGNTSLREIELAELPQVQGKRLLHLQCHFGLDTLSLSRRGASCTGVDLSPTAIDKARELAARACLDAEFVCSNVYDYVRSEHTDPFDIVFTTYGVLCWLPDLDRWAKVVAENLSPGGIIYLAEFHPVIDLLSGWGYFGAGTPDVVEEGTYTDGGEAVRTTLATWAHPLSRVLTALIDQGIVVQRVSEYAFSPYDCFDGLVEREPGRFYRQHEGKDAPLVYTITGRKPA, from the coding sequence GTGACGCAGCCACCCGATGAGCCGCCGCGCACGGACGCGGATTACTTCGCCCTCAATCGCGCGGGATGGGATCGCCGGGCGGAGGCGCACTTCCAGTCCAGCTTCTACGACGTGGACGGGTTTCTCGCAGGGAACACCTCCCTGCGGGAAATCGAACTCGCCGAACTACCGCAGGTCCAGGGCAAGCGCCTCCTGCATCTGCAGTGTCATTTCGGCCTCGACACGCTTTCCTTAAGCCGTCGCGGCGCGAGCTGCACCGGTGTCGATCTCTCCCCGACGGCGATCGACAAGGCGCGCGAACTCGCCGCCCGCGCGTGCCTGGACGCCGAGTTCGTCTGCAGCAACGTCTACGACTACGTCCGCAGCGAGCACACAGACCCCTTCGACATCGTGTTCACCACCTACGGCGTGCTCTGCTGGCTGCCCGATCTCGACCGGTGGGCGAAGGTGGTGGCCGAGAACCTCTCGCCGGGCGGCATCATCTACCTGGCCGAGTTCCATCCGGTGATCGATCTGCTCTCGGGGTGGGGCTACTTCGGCGCTGGCACCCCCGATGTCGTGGAGGAGGGCACCTACACGGACGGCGGTGAGGCGGTACGCACGACGCTCGCCACCTGGGCCCACCCGCTGAGCCGCGTGCTCACGGCGTTGATCGATCAGGGCATCGTCGTGCAGCGGGTGAGCGAGTACGCCTTCAGCCCCTACGACTGCTTCGACGGCTTGGTGGAGCGTGAACCGGGACGCTTCTACCGCCAACACGAGGGCAAGGACGCGCCCCTGGTCTACACGATCACCGGTCGCAAGCCGGCTTGA
- the thrA gene encoding bifunctional aspartate kinase/homoserine dehydrogenase I has translation MKQPGWTIHKFGGSSLKDADCFRRVADILVRASRDDLPHPQGVVVSAMGGMTDALLSLVDQAAAGHSSFREGLQRLRDRYRNTVIELVAEPTREEVLAAWEDDAEVIVDVLQGVLRLRSSSQRSRDLVAGYGEIWSARLLAAVLAGALDERDVGWVDTREVIVVRWTELGPSVQWDASGQKLGAMLPNDFDGIKVITGFVASDEEGLQTTLGRNGSDFTASIMAALLGADDITIWTDVTGVMSGDPRRIPEAAVIDQISYDEAMELAYFGTKVIHPQTMGPAIEHNIPIHIRCTFAPEHPGTRITANVDASLRAKGISAVEDVALINLEGAGMIGVPGTADRLFGALRDVHVSVIMISQGSSEHSICFAVPGRSAATAEAAARRAFAVELAQGQIQEIDVSRHCSILALVGDGMMGRPGVAARLFGTLGRAGINVRAIAQGASERNISVVVDEADTTRALRAVHSGFYLSAKTLSIGVLGEGHVGGALLDQLAAQAGTLRDRFNIDLRVRAIATSRTMTLAERRVDLDRWRGTRADETRKTDLNQFVDHVHTDHLPHAVIVDCTASEVPAARYADWLARGVHVVTPNKKAHSGDGGYYSLLKAVQRRHGTHFLYETTVGAGLPIIKTLRDLVDTGDELKQIEGIFSGTLAYLFNVYDGQEGFAALVSAARDKGYTEPDPREDLSGMDVARKTVILAREAGMSLELNELGVESLVPAGLEDCPVDEFLARFAEHDEAMRKRVQEATARDEVLRYVARLDFETGEAGVALQSLPRTHPFAMMNLTDNIVRFVTSRYASNPLIVQGPGAGPEVTAGGVFADILRLGAYLSS, from the coding sequence TTGAAACAACCTGGATGGACCATCCATAAGTTCGGCGGCTCCAGCCTGAAGGACGCCGATTGCTTCCGTCGCGTCGCCGACATCCTCGTCAGGGCCTCCCGCGATGACCTGCCGCACCCGCAAGGCGTGGTGGTCTCGGCCATGGGTGGCATGACCGACGCCCTGCTCAGCCTCGTCGACCAGGCCGCCGCCGGCCACTCGAGCTTCCGCGAAGGCCTGCAACGCCTGCGCGATCGCTATCGCAATACGGTGATCGAGCTGGTGGCGGAACCCACGCGGGAAGAAGTGCTCGCCGCCTGGGAAGACGATGCGGAAGTGATCGTCGATGTGCTCCAGGGCGTGCTTCGCCTGCGCTCGTCCTCCCAGCGCAGTCGCGACCTCGTCGCTGGCTACGGCGAGATCTGGTCCGCTCGCCTGCTCGCGGCCGTGTTGGCGGGCGCCCTCGACGAGCGCGATGTCGGCTGGGTCGACACGCGCGAGGTGATCGTGGTGCGCTGGACCGAGCTGGGCCCCAGCGTGCAGTGGGATGCCTCCGGTCAGAAGCTCGGCGCCATGCTGCCTAATGATTTCGATGGCATCAAGGTGATCACCGGCTTCGTCGCCAGCGACGAGGAGGGTCTGCAGACCACCCTCGGGCGCAACGGCAGCGACTTCACCGCGTCCATCATGGCGGCGCTCCTCGGCGCCGACGACATCACCATCTGGACCGACGTGACCGGCGTGATGAGCGGCGATCCACGGCGCATTCCAGAAGCCGCCGTGATCGACCAGATCTCCTACGACGAGGCGATGGAGCTGGCCTACTTCGGCACCAAGGTCATCCACCCCCAGACCATGGGGCCGGCGATAGAACACAATATCCCGATCCACATTCGCTGCACCTTCGCGCCCGAGCATCCGGGCACGCGGATCACGGCCAATGTGGATGCGAGCCTGCGCGCCAAGGGCATCTCCGCCGTCGAAGACGTGGCCCTGATCAACCTCGAAGGGGCGGGCATGATCGGCGTGCCCGGCACAGCGGATCGCCTCTTCGGCGCCCTGCGCGACGTGCACGTGTCTGTGATCATGATCTCCCAGGGCAGCTCCGAGCACTCGATCTGCTTCGCCGTGCCCGGGCGCAGCGCAGCCACGGCCGAAGCCGCCGCGCGCCGCGCCTTTGCGGTGGAGCTGGCGCAGGGGCAGATCCAGGAGATCGACGTCTCCCGCCACTGCTCGATCCTGGCGCTGGTCGGCGACGGCATGATGGGGCGCCCCGGTGTCGCCGCTCGCCTATTCGGTACCTTAGGTCGCGCGGGGATCAACGTGCGCGCCATCGCCCAGGGGGCGAGTGAGCGCAACATCTCCGTGGTGGTCGACGAGGCCGATACCACCCGCGCCTTGCGCGCCGTGCACTCAGGCTTCTACCTCTCGGCCAAGACCCTCTCCATCGGCGTGCTCGGCGAAGGGCACGTGGGCGGCGCGCTGCTCGATCAGTTGGCGGCCCAGGCCGGCACCCTGCGCGATCGCTTCAACATCGACCTGCGCGTGCGGGCCATCGCCACCTCGCGCACGATGACCCTCGCCGAGCGTCGCGTCGACCTCGATCGCTGGCGCGGCACCCGCGCCGACGAGACGCGCAAGACGGACCTCAACCAGTTCGTCGACCACGTTCACACGGACCACCTGCCCCACGCGGTGATCGTCGATTGCACCGCGAGCGAAGTGCCCGCCGCCCGCTACGCGGACTGGCTGGCGCGCGGCGTTCACGTGGTGACGCCGAACAAGAAGGCGCACAGCGGCGACGGGGGTTACTACTCGCTGCTGAAGGCCGTGCAACGCCGCCACGGCACACACTTTCTGTACGAGACCACCGTGGGCGCGGGTCTGCCGATCATCAAGACCCTGCGCGACCTCGTCGACACGGGCGATGAGCTGAAGCAGATCGAAGGCATCTTCTCCGGCACATTGGCCTACCTCTTCAATGTCTACGACGGCCAGGAGGGCTTCGCGGCCCTCGTCTCGGCGGCGCGCGACAAGGGCTATACGGAACCCGATCCCCGCGAGGACCTCTCGGGCATGGACGTGGCGCGCAAGACCGTGATCCTGGCGCGCGAGGCCGGTATGTCCCTGGAGCTCAACGAGCTGGGGGTGGAGAGTCTGGTGCCGGCGGGCCTCGAGGACTGCCCCGTGGATGAGTTTCTCGCGCGCTTCGCCGAGCACGACGAAGCCATGCGCAAACGCGTGCAGGAGGCGACGGCCCGCGACGAGGTGCTGCGCTACGTAGCGCGCCTGGATTTCGAAACGGGCGAGGCGGGCGTGGCCTTGCAGAGCCTGCCGCGTACCCATCCCTTCGCGATGATGAACCTGACGGACAACATCGTGCGCTTCGTCACCTCGCGCTACGCGAGCAATCCGCTGATCGTGCAGGGGCCAGGGGCAGGTCCGGAAGTCACGGCGGGCGGCGTGTTCGCGGATATCCTGCGCTTGGGCGCCTATCTATCGAGTTAG
- the ilvD gene encoding dihydroxy-acid dehydratase produces the protein MGSEGNGGDGRRHSSVIVDGVERAPSRAMLRAVGFTDADFRRPQVGVASTWSMVTPCNMHIDVLAKAAAAGVDQAGGKAVVFNTITVSDGISMGTPGMRYSLVSREVIADSIETVVAGEGLDGVITIGGCDKNMPACAMAMARLDRPSVFVYGGTIRPGTGRRDIVSVFEAVGGHAAGTVSDAQLKEVECTAIPGPGSCGGMYTANTMASAIEALGLSLPGSSAQEAVSPDKHADCTRAGEALVRLIRDDLRPSQILTREAFENAITVTIALGGSTNAVLHLLALARVAGVPLALDDFSAIGARVPVLADVRPSGRHLMSELIEIGGIAPLMKRLLDKGLLHGDCMTVTGQPMAQNLADVEDYPAGQSIVVPFEQPIKPDSHLVVLRGNLAPEGAVAKISGKEGERFTGKARVFDAEEAALRAILDDTVVAGDVIVIRYEGPKGGPGMREMLSPTSAIIGRGLGADVALITDGRFSGGSHGFVVGHVAPEAAVGGPIALIEDGDAITIDAVARSIELGVDDTTLEARRQALSPRPLETRGVLGKYARLVGSASEGAVTDIDV, from the coding sequence GTGGGCAGTGAAGGCAACGGGGGTGACGGTCGGCGTCACTCGAGCGTGATCGTCGACGGCGTGGAGCGGGCACCGAGCCGTGCCATGTTGCGGGCCGTAGGCTTTACCGACGCAGACTTCCGTCGACCGCAGGTGGGCGTCGCCTCCACCTGGAGCATGGTCACCCCCTGCAACATGCATATCGACGTCCTGGCCAAGGCCGCCGCCGCCGGCGTGGACCAGGCGGGCGGCAAGGCCGTGGTGTTCAATACCATCACCGTGTCGGACGGCATTTCCATGGGCACGCCGGGGATGCGCTACTCATTGGTGTCCCGCGAGGTCATCGCCGATTCCATCGAAACGGTGGTCGCGGGCGAGGGCTTGGACGGCGTCATCACCATCGGCGGCTGCGACAAGAACATGCCCGCCTGCGCCATGGCCATGGCGAGGCTGGATCGCCCGTCGGTGTTCGTCTACGGCGGCACCATCCGCCCGGGCACCGGTCGCCGCGACATCGTCTCCGTGTTCGAGGCGGTAGGCGGCCATGCGGCCGGCACCGTGAGCGATGCGCAGCTGAAGGAAGTGGAATGCACGGCCATCCCGGGCCCCGGTTCGTGCGGCGGCATGTACACGGCCAACACCATGGCGAGTGCGATCGAAGCCCTCGGCCTCTCGCTGCCCGGCAGCAGCGCCCAGGAGGCGGTGAGCCCGGACAAGCACGCCGACTGCACCCGCGCCGGCGAAGCGCTGGTGCGCCTGATCCGCGACGACCTGCGCCCGTCGCAGATCCTCACGCGCGAGGCCTTCGAGAACGCGATCACCGTGACCATCGCCCTCGGCGGCTCCACCAATGCGGTGCTGCATCTGTTGGCCCTGGCCCGCGTGGCGGGCGTGCCCCTGGCCCTCGATGACTTCAGTGCCATCGGCGCCCGCGTGCCCGTGCTGGCCGACGTACGCCCGAGTGGCCGTCACCTCATGTCCGAACTCATCGAGATCGGCGGCATCGCGCCGCTGATGAAGCGTCTCCTCGACAAGGGCCTGCTCCACGGCGATTGCATGACCGTGACGGGGCAGCCGATGGCGCAGAACCTGGCCGACGTCGAGGACTACCCGGCGGGTCAGAGCATCGTCGTGCCCTTCGAGCAACCGATCAAACCCGATAGCCATCTGGTGGTCCTGCGCGGCAACCTTGCGCCCGAGGGCGCCGTGGCCAAGATCAGCGGCAAGGAGGGTGAGCGTTTCACCGGTAAGGCGCGCGTGTTCGACGCGGAGGAAGCGGCCCTGCGCGCGATCCTCGACGACACGGTGGTGGCGGGCGACGTGATCGTGATCCGCTACGAGGGCCCGAAGGGTGGCCCAGGCATGCGCGAGATGCTGAGCCCCACCTCAGCGATCATCGGCCGTGGCCTCGGCGCCGACGTGGCCTTGATTACCGACGGGCGCTTCTCCGGTGGCAGCCACGGCTTTGTGGTCGGCCACGTCGCGCCGGAGGCGGCTGTGGGCGGCCCCATCGCGCTGATCGAAGATGGCGATGCCATCACCATCGACGCGGTGGCGAGATCGATAGAACTCGGTGTAGACGACACCACCCTCGAGGCGCGTCGCCAGGCCCTGAGCCCGCGCCCCCTCGAGACTCGCGGCGTGCTCGGAAAGTACGCCCGCCTGGTCGGTAGCGCCAGCGAAGGCGCCGTGACCGACATCGACGTCTGA
- a CDS encoding 2-isopropylmalate synthase → MTSEHTDSQDRLIIFDTTLRDGEQAPGCSMTLREKLRVGNALAELGVDVIEAGFPAASPGDFESVQRLAEEIEGPVICGLARCQAQDIERATAALEPAKRKRLHVFVATSAIHREYKLNMARQEILKRAVESVQMARQHFDDVEFSAEDAARTELDFLTEIVTAAIDAGATTVNIPDTVGYTAPAEFLAVFKHLRENVPNIDRAILSVHCHNDLGMAVANSLAAVQGGARQIECTINGIGERAGNCSLEEVVMAVRTRNDLFPYVTGIDTTRLYPLSRMVSNVTGLHVQRNKAIVGENAFAHEAGIHQHGMLKNAETYEIMRPQDVGISRTNLVLGKHSGRHALRERISDLGFDLDDDQVSAVFAEFKKLADSKKEVFDSDIEALVLHGNVHGVGPWVLEEMHVSAGTGRSSTASVRLADDEGHVVEEAAVAAGPVEAVFTALELATGIRPTLKDFDIRSVSVGEDAQGDVSVTVSYEERLYRGQGLETDVIEASAKAFLHALNRIVRTKAMHPAPANPDARRGAA, encoded by the coding sequence ATGACCAGCGAGCACACGGATTCCCAAGACCGCCTGATCATCTTCGACACCACCCTGCGCGACGGTGAACAGGCCCCCGGCTGCAGCATGACCCTGCGCGAGAAGCTCCGCGTGGGCAACGCGCTCGCTGAGCTCGGCGTGGACGTGATCGAGGCCGGCTTCCCCGCCGCCTCCCCCGGCGACTTCGAATCCGTGCAGCGCCTCGCCGAAGAGATCGAAGGCCCCGTCATCTGCGGCCTCGCCCGCTGCCAGGCGCAGGACATCGAGCGCGCCACCGCGGCGCTGGAGCCGGCGAAGCGAAAGCGCTTGCACGTGTTCGTGGCCACCAGCGCCATCCACCGCGAGTACAAGCTCAACATGGCGCGCCAGGAGATCCTCAAGCGGGCGGTGGAGAGCGTGCAGATGGCCCGCCAGCATTTTGACGATGTGGAGTTCTCCGCCGAGGACGCGGCGCGCACCGAGCTCGACTTCCTGACGGAGATCGTCACCGCCGCCATCGACGCGGGCGCCACCACCGTGAACATCCCGGACACGGTCGGCTACACGGCCCCCGCCGAGTTCCTCGCCGTGTTCAAGCACCTGCGCGAAAACGTCCCCAACATCGATCGGGCCATCCTCTCGGTTCACTGCCACAACGACCTCGGCATGGCCGTGGCGAACAGCCTCGCCGCCGTGCAGGGCGGCGCACGGCAGATCGAATGCACCATCAACGGCATCGGCGAGCGCGCCGGCAACTGCTCCCTGGAAGAGGTAGTGATGGCCGTGCGCACGCGCAACGACCTCTTCCCCTATGTCACGGGCATCGACACCACGCGCCTCTACCCCCTGAGCCGCATGGTCTCCAACGTCACGGGCCTGCACGTGCAACGGAACAAGGCCATCGTGGGCGAGAACGCCTTCGCTCACGAGGCGGGCATCCACCAGCACGGCATGCTGAAGAACGCCGAGACCTACGAGATCATGCGCCCGCAGGACGTCGGCATCAGCCGCACCAACCTCGTGCTCGGCAAGCACAGCGGTCGCCACGCCCTGCGCGAGCGCATCTCAGATCTCGGCTTTGACCTCGATGACGATCAGGTGAGCGCCGTCTTCGCCGAGTTCAAGAAGCTGGCGGACAGCAAGAAGGAAGTGTTCGACAGCGACATCGAGGCCCTGGTCCTGCACGGCAACGTGCACGGCGTCGGGCCCTGGGTGCTCGAAGAGATGCACGTCAGTGCCGGCACGGGGCGTTCCTCCACGGCGTCCGTTCGCTTGGCCGACGACGAGGGTCACGTGGTCGAAGAGGCCGCCGTCGCCGCCGGCCCGGTCGAAGCCGTATTCACCGCCCTCGAACTCGCCACCGGCATCCGCCCAACGCTCAAGGACTTCGACATTCGCAGCGTCAGCGTCGGCGAGGACGCCCAGGGTGACGTCTCGGTCACGGTGTCCTACGAGGAGCGCCTGTACCGTGGCCAGGGCTTGGAGACGGACGTGATCGAGGCCAGCGCCAAGGCCTTCCTCCACGCCTTGAACCGCATCGTTCGCACCAAGGCCATGCACCCCGCGCCGGCTAACCCCGATGCTCGCCGCGGTGCTGCGTAA
- a CDS encoding branched-chain amino acid transaminase, with the protein MSSDNTQPSIWKNGQLVPFAEATCHVLSHALHYGSSVFEGIRLYGTPEGPRFFRLGDHMQRMYDSAKIYRMKIPYDLQTLLDATHEVVATNGLQEGAYIRPFAFRGMSGLGVAPPVDGPVDVCIAAQEWGAYLGADGLERGVDVCVSSWQRVAPNTIPATAKAAGNYLSSQLITMEAQRLGFVEGIGLTVDGTVSEGAGENLFLVRQGRIITPPTAASILGGITRDTIIHLAKDLGYEVVEQSIPREMLYLADELFFTGTAAEVTPIRSVDHIEIGPGHRGPITKQIQDAFFGLFSGKTADTRDWLEPLREAPASAAAAAGA; encoded by the coding sequence ATGTCGAGCGATAACACCCAACCGAGTATCTGGAAGAACGGCCAACTCGTGCCCTTCGCTGAAGCCACCTGCCACGTGCTGTCTCACGCCCTGCACTACGGCTCCTCCGTCTTCGAAGGCATCCGCCTCTACGGCACGCCGGAGGGACCGCGCTTCTTCCGCCTGGGCGATCACATGCAGCGCATGTACGACTCAGCGAAGATCTACCGCATGAAGATCCCCTACGATCTGCAGACCCTGCTAGACGCCACCCACGAGGTGGTCGCGACCAACGGCCTGCAAGAGGGCGCGTACATCCGCCCCTTCGCCTTCCGCGGCATGAGCGGCCTCGGCGTCGCCCCGCCGGTGGACGGCCCCGTCGATGTCTGCATCGCGGCCCAGGAATGGGGTGCCTACCTCGGCGCCGACGGCCTCGAGCGCGGCGTGGACGTGTGCGTGTCCAGCTGGCAGCGCGTGGCACCGAACACGATCCCCGCCACCGCCAAGGCCGCGGGCAACTACCTCTCGAGTCAGTTGATCACCATGGAAGCGCAGCGCCTCGGCTTCGTCGAAGGCATCGGCCTCACCGTCGACGGCACCGTGAGCGAGGGCGCCGGCGAGAACCTCTTCCTCGTGCGCCAAGGTCGCATCATCACCCCGCCCACGGCGGCGTCGATCCTGGGCGGCATCACCCGCGACACCATCATCCACCTGGCCAAGGATCTCGGCTACGAGGTGGTGGAGCAGTCCATCCCGCGCGAGATGCTCTACCTCGCCGACGAGCTGTTCTTCACCGGCACAGCCGCCGAGGTCACGCCGATCCGCTCCGTCGACCACATCGAGATTGGCCCCGGCCACCGCGGCCCGATCACGAAGCAGATCCAGGACGCCTTCTTTGGCCTCTTCTCCGGCAAGACCGCCGACACGCGCGATTGGCTGGAACCCCTGCGCGAAGCGCCGGCCAGCGCCGCCGCGGCAGCCGGCGCCTAA